GTCTCGGCAGCCAGGCGCAGACGGTGATGAGCCTCGACGCCATGCTGGAGGCGATGCTCGACGAAGCGACGCCGCCGGACCTGAAGCGAGTCAAGGCGGCGCGCGCGGCGAAGGCGGCGGGCTGACCTCTCGTCATTCTCGGGCGGCGCGTAGCGCCGACCCGAGAAGCTCTTGCAGGAGAAGGTCTGGTACGAGACTCTCCTGCACGAGATGCTCGGGGCGAGCCCGAGCATGACGCGGATAGGATCCGCCCCCTCGCCAACGGCCTCTCGCCCATGCCAGATTGTCGGCCATGCTGACGGGGTCCTATCGCAAGCGGCTCGAGGCCGACCTGACACGCTGGGTTGGTGAGGGGCTGCTGACGGCAGACTCTGCCGGTGCCATCCGCCAGTCCGTCGCCGCCGAGGGCGGGTTTCGCCTGCCGGCCCTGCTCGGCCTGTTCGGCGGGTTGTTGATCGCAGCCAGCATCGCAGCCTTCGTCGCCGCCAACTGGGAGGCGATGCCGCGTCTTCTGAAGCTCGCGATGATCCTGGCCGGCGTCCTCGGGGCGCTCGGGATCGCCGCGGGGCTGGAGCGTCGGGGCTCCGCCGCGGGGAGCGATGCGGCTGCGACCTGCGCTGTGCTGATCTTCGGCGCCGGCATCGCGCTGATCGGCCAGATGTACCATCTGCCGGCGGATTGGCCGGCCGGCGCGCTGATGGTGGCGCTGGGCGGGCTCGCCGTCGCCTTACTGATGGGCTCAAACGGCGCGCTGGTGGTGACTTTTGTCGCGCTCTGCGCCTGGAGCGGTGGGCGCTGGCAGGAGAGCCAGGCCACGCTGCAAGGCACCTTCTTTCTCGTTTATCTGCCGGCGTTGTTGCTCGCCTGGGGGCGGCAGAACCGCCTCGTCCATCACCTCGCCGTGCTCGCGCTGGCGTTCTGGCTGGTGATGGTGCCGGGCGACTGGTTCGGCCGCGCCTTCGATTACGGGCTGCTCGCCTATGGTCTGGCGATCTCGGCCGCCTTCGTCGCGCTCGGTGCCATGG
This portion of the Bosea sp. OAE506 genome encodes:
- a CDS encoding DUF2157 domain-containing protein is translated as MLTGSYRKRLEADLTRWVGEGLLTADSAGAIRQSVAAEGGFRLPALLGLFGGLLIAASIAAFVAANWEAMPRLLKLAMILAGVLGALGIAAGLERRGSAAGSDAAATCAVLIFGAGIALIGQMYHLPADWPAGALMVALGGLAVALLMGSNGALVVTFVALCAWSGGRWQESQATLQGTFFLVYLPALLLAWGRQNRLVHHLAVLALAFWLVMVPGDWFGRAFDYGLLAYGLAISAAFVALGAMALDRGGLALLGCCLPWGLLGFVVMLDFELIRILDLHGSRAGRASWANYAAYAAALAAIAACAGLARDRRFAWPLALALIFGLVVPLVFWSGLAVGLPGKVVVASLVLASAVALVIAGVSGGVRRLTLAGSGLLGLAILILLWQTIGTLLDQSLFFLVAGAVLLGLASGARRLFARFSRPAGEAAP